The Ischnura elegans chromosome 10, ioIscEleg1.1, whole genome shotgun sequence genome contains the following window.
catggccttcagcttctccctatagtatttcaatctcctggggaagattcaaactatgtgtctgtcatTATCAGTcacaaataacacgttgtaaacacttcgtctcattctcgtcaaatgatggatgcgggaaaattatacgacaggACCATGATCTTCAAAggatcaatgcaggaaaacgatatTTCGGGGGACAATGGatggggaaaaaaattacattgtctttatggaacttaatttgggaccaggaacggcaaacgatgaatgcgggaaaatgatcaatcCGGGCACgatagatcagggttccactgtattgaGAAATCAGGTTCATTCCATTTCAGAATCAATCTTGTATGTTTCAAGCATACCATATACTATCCAGGTTCCATAACTCCCATACCAAGTTGACCCACATTTTTTCAGCAGGTTTGAAATATATCATATACTAGAGCGTTTCTatgcgtcactgactgaccgttacacccagtttttgttcatatatttcccctttgactcaATACAAATCAATGTAGGAACTTTCTTGAGGATTCCTCCAAAaataagttagtgaaagcatacactggctttggtacaACCCTGTGACCCctgtagaaccggagattttaaacttcaaagtcgtcgtcactgactgacaaaaatgaaactccgtttttgACATCGTCACGTTTCTTatgattgctctgaaattattcatgataaagaaaatccacgaaatacgtaaattAGTTCTAGGTGTTgtccaaacgtatgcaaaatcgtgactttgtgtaagtaatggtttcctctctttggtcataaaaatggagtgtcactgactgacgggaattgtcactgactgacacatgtgatttgacgcttgttaacttttctttttcatggaatgagcattgcaaaatatatatattgaaccCAGAAATTCGTATAAAAGAAACATAAGAGTGGTATAGCCAGGAGGTTTGCCCAGGGGGTacgtccagggggtccggacacccccctgctttccccccccccccctgaaatggtgtaaatatttgaaatatttacaccatttcaggactttgaacggtccatttatctcaaattgaatttttgaaccctggtatgacagttacgtagaaacgctcactAGTAGGTATACCACCCAAATAGACATCATACAAGCACAAAAGCCAAGTGATTGTATGAGGTTGACAACTGGCTGTGGCTTCATGGAAGTCCATTCTCCCTTGGTTCGCCATATCACTAGAACAGTTGAGTGCACCTCagaaaacatatttataaaaaaaggtataTCCTTGTGACCTTGCTTTGGTACCTTCCATATGAATTCACTTCAGTACTGAAAAATTCAATACTAATTCTCACCCttcaattcaattattaatttttagcaCTTTTCAATCAACGTGGCTTTGATTTTAGCTGGTGTATTTCTTTTCAGTGTCCTATTTCATCATTTCACCATCTTACAATTATGGATTTTTACTTTCATGTATAACCTCTTCATAGCTTTCAACAAATACTCTGTTTTTCTAAGAATTGTCTCCTTCCATTCATtcaggttaaatattttatcaaacaaACAGAAAAGTAGCTGCACATTTTTCGTTGGtggtttatttctcaatttcCCTTGCAGATGATACCTGGTCTCTCACAGTCTCCTGTCATAATTCAGCAACCAGGGGGTGGTGTTCAGTTCATTTTACGtcagcaacagcagcagcagcagataGTCAGTGGGCCCACCGCTGCAAGCGCTGCTGGGGGAGTGCTGGCTAACCCGGGTGTAGTGGGGGGGGCAAAGGGGGTAAGTGGTGGGCTGGTGCTAGCCGGGGCGCAGGGGCAGGTCCTCATACACCACCCGCAGCACCAGCAGTTGCAGCAACAAACACAGGGGAGAGCCCTGGGGGGCACGGCAGGGGCGGGAATGGCGGTGCAGACGGGTGCGGCAACGACGGCGGGGGGCCAGGTGGTGCGGTTTATCACTACCACTCAGGGACCCATGCAGCTGCAGCAGATCCAGACACCCTCGGGTCCTACGCTCATAGCTGTGCCCCCCGGCCAGACTCTCAGCTTCCAGCAGATACGGGGCGCGACCACAGGGGCAGGCAGCGTAGTCCCTGGCACCATGCTGCAGGGACATGCCCAGATCATCCAGGGTGCCACAGTCGCTGCGCCAACTGCACAGACCCTCCAGGGTCACATCCTACACCCCCAGCCACAGCAACCCCAACCCCTGGTGCACAGCGGATTGGCCAACCAGGTGAGGGCCTCCGGACCCACTGGTGCGATGCTTCCTAACCACAGTGCTGTTAATGTGATGGATTCTGTTGGGATGGTGCAACGGACGCGAGCCATGGCTCCCAACATTAATCCCATATCGGTGATATCCCCACCTCCATCTCTCCCCTTTCCTCCTCCACAAACTAGGAAGAAGcctaaaaagaaaaagaagagaaagggATCTCGTGATGACGAGGAGGATGGGGAGGGTTCGACAGGAGGGGAAGTGGACGAGAGTGGGGAGGAAATTTGTGGTAGTGGGGGCGGCACAGTACCTATGAAAACTCTCAACCTGGCAGACATTATGAAGTCTGCAGGGATAGGTGACGACGAAGACCTCGGTCCTTTTGAAAGCAGTGGAGTGGATGCAGGGGATGATGGGTCTCTAGTCCAGGCCCCTCCAACGGTGGCCACGTCTCAAAGTAGTACACAACAGAACAGTGGGGGGTCGGGGAGTGTTCCTCAAGATATTTGTACGAGTAGTGGCCTCCAGCATCAAACACTTATTACTTCAGAAGCTATCAACTCGCATCCTGGGCTTAGCACAGGGACCAATCATCAACAGACTCCTTCAGTGCATCCTAGTGCTCAACAATCACCTTTGCTTACTCATCTGCAAGGTCCTGTAGCAGTGCAGCAGGTATTGTATTAgggattatatttttttgtacataGCAAGTGAAGGAGGTTGCACCAAGATACAATATTCAATACATCTCGTAGAAATAAAGATTAGGTCCATCCTGGAACTCTTATTTTTGAGTTAGCTTATGAATGCTGCAATTGAAGTTAAAATTAGGTAGTTATCTACTTGAAAATGGTGCAACAGTTGGTTCATAACTGGCAATGGTAATAcatcaaaaatttaaagaatgagtTATTCTCACAATTTTGATTTACCACCTCTCCGAATGTTTTCTGTGAtggcagaaatattttaaaagacttGCTACCATTATGTCCTTGAATCCTAGTTGTGTGCAAGCTTTTTGTCACAACAaacaggaagaaatattgatattaaaatgTGATATGTTGCTATAAAGTTGTTTAAGCGATACACTCATTCTGAAAAATGTGTTGAAATACCATTTCTGACCAtccaattaaattatatttatcttgaaGAATTCTGTATGGCATTATTGGAATCAAAATGAACTAGCTATAATTATGTGTACTTCTTTTTAGAAAGATATGAAAAGTCAATGAGATGCTAGTCTTTGgtgacaaaatatttcaattgatagtAAAtttagtagtgatgggtcggttcgattcctcgattcttcgattcctcgattctcggccaagaaccggaatcgaaaacgagtacttgccaaggcgaaaaatcgattccgattccagcagtacttcaaacaacaaaatatacgaccgcatttccaacagtcatttgaattttcgcgccacgtaatcgtaataacaaaacacatatcttcttgggatgtgcgagtactcgaaaatacaagtcgatcgagtagttggtactcgactcgagcgtttcgagtagcattacggatgtcgagtcgagtagttaaggctacagagctttcgaggctagtagggccagcaatctgccgacaggaagcgctatcatgaaactcgtgtattaatgcagtttttaaagccgataagtcattctaatgccttggcctggtagtttcagtctgccgaatacactattgttgttgtcgatgtaggcgccgaatacctttacgccagccgcggcggccgatcgtcttcctagtTCCTACCCCGCGctaactggtccgaaatcggaaaaagcttgaataaagtccaaaatgacctttttggggataaagactggaaactcagcgtaaatactcataaatcatcagcaaatattgatttatatgccattttacataattgcgaacctttagtgagatacagaggcccaaacatgaccaatttttcaatgccacacgagatatcgtttttcctcaaaatccttTGAATTTGTCCAAGTGGTTTTCCGTtgatatgagttttgtggaataaaaaacgcaatatccctttgatctggtgctttgcctatactttcaatgacttttgaagattttggctctcatctgtctggttttacaacgcaaaatggccgacccgtttttcacgtggaatttgacattaagtagacattatctttcgtttacgaaaaatataactcggaaaatttgaaccacaatataaagtagagatttttaaagagtactaagtagaaatcttgaaaaaaagtttgcgacgaaggaaataagaacgatttttcaatcgcgcgtcaaggctgacctacacgccgcggatctctgaggctcggtaactggggccgatttttaagttttttaaaacattagtcctgcaaatcgtcatttaaagcatggataatcgtcttcattgacttaaaacaataaactgaggatgttaaaaaggattatgtatagatcgactagaccatttagcgcattactcgagtgaaaatactaaggattggatatttttcggaaccatcccgcgcgtaagaaatatgcctcgggtattgaagtaaagtgaagagattaagtcagcatgcttaagagagagaaaaatgaactgtttccgtgaaaggcaacaagcgataccctttttccctttccaccctcgccgaggagagtcgcacggtagggggagttttcaccccacaaggctcttttagccttttttattactgcgtccgtccgatgtaatattcatttgcagcgtttagtttctttcttgaacttaaaaaagcaagagattttaaggttgattgaatgacgtgagaagtatagcattttttttggctctacaaaactaaagtttagttctatagttgttcgcttcgtccacttgaattccattaagattcaagatccaacaaatcgttgatataatttttaataaaaattccaaagtctccaaaatcttgcaattttggtgggaaagtacttgcccaataacacacctGTGTaggaaaaggcaattttctgcaggaattaatactgtaacatggagaagtcaaaacttgcaaaagatttggctgagcatgtagaataattggattttctgcttgagaatttgaaagggccaaatattacatgattcatatacgtagtatgtaatctttattacagctatgaaaattcctgtactcagggctctcccttgtagtttggatatatatatatatatatgttgtcGACAtatatgagtgccaatattctaaagtaatacctatcatgtaacaccacttttcaggcatgttctgttttgaaatttagctattatattttaattacatagcaatgatatgaaagattcttttgtcaactgactctttcacagagtaatatttaaaaaagtagttttcttgttgcctggaattaattgatatttttcttggagcctatggcatcagaatcgatggaatcggtatcggtagaatcggaatcgaaatgtcggaatcgggatcggaatcgataaaattttggaatcgacccatcactaaaatTTAGTTTAGGTTTCTTGTTAACTTTCCATCCAGGATTGTTATATCCTCTCTTAGATactgatattttcaatttttaacattgatGTCATTATTAAGTTGTAAAATATTGTGTGTTGAAGCACATTTTAACTGATCCAGTTTAAAGTCATTACTCGTTATTAAACTACCATTGGTGTATTGTAATTGCCCTCAGAATAATATTATGGCTTGATTTATGGgttaaatttctgaatttattgTTGGCATCACAAATGAGAAGCTAAACTACCAGAATGGTAGACctgaaattattattgtttttaagtgACTCAtatgttattattaaatgtaataattctatttttactAGGGTCAAGGTCAAGTACGCTTTGCTTTAAGCGAAGATGGTCGTGTGGTACTGCAAAGAGATTGTTCTGCTGCCATGCAGGTAAGGAGATTTAAggtaaattaactttttatgacaTAGCTCTTCATAAAATTACGtttatataaattaatgtttttcatcTCAGGCATTGCAGACACTATAATTATCCATACTActcaaatggttttattttattcatggtcTTGTTCTCCTTTTTAATGTCAATTTATTTAGCAGTAGTATAAGGCTCAATTGAGTTATTACTGTTATTTATTTACAAGACCATAACAAGCAGATTTCAAAGTCTCCCTCTTAATGGGTAGAAGATAAAATCTAAGAAATAACTCATCCCCCTttgaaatacagtgaaacctcgattttacatccCCCCATTTTacgttttccctgattttgcacactttttatGAGGTCCCAAACAATGCCGCCTTTAAACAATGAcactctattttacaatttcctcaattttgcactttttgtaagtggtccattcaaaagtgtaaaatagaggtttcactgtagtctCCTCCAACTAAACACTCCAAAAATGTTCTATTCATGTAGAGAGCAGAATTTATTCTTGTAGAACTACTCAAATGTATTCTAAAAGGTTATGCATTTATTCTCCTTAGGTATGAGTAAAATTATAGTTGAAGTCTATCTTATAATTactttgttattatttttctttataaaaattaaagtcaaCCACGGTAATAGTTCTGTTGTCCTAAGATCAAAATACATCTTTAGTATTGGCtgaaaaaatctagatgcataaaatgaaattcagcaggtgaaatgatttaaaatctgaaatcttgCAAATTCCAAAAATCATCCTTGGCAATCTTTGCACATCTCACCCATAATTGGCCTGTATTAAAAGGTGCCCATTATATGCCTATGTCACCATTATTTTTGCACTAagccaataatttatttttcttatccagTAGAAGTAAACATTGAATTATCTGCAATGATTTGAATggattaaattatttaacttaaATACATCAATCTAAATAAATTGTAGGAATCTCTTATACTTCATATTTCTATTAGAATTGTATTATCATCTTTCAGCCTCTTTCCCCACCAACGCAGCCCTCAATTGTTAGCAGTGGTGCTCCTATTCAGTCATCCCAGTCTCACACCATCCTTCTCCATCATCAGCAGTCGGTTGCCACACCCAGAGCACATTTAACGCCTCCAGTACCTCAGCCTGTCTCGCAGCTGCTTTCAACGTCAGCGAACACGCCTTCAGGGAACATAATGGGCGGGGGAGTTGGTAGTGGTTCTGGTTCAGGAGGATCTCCCTCTACTGGATCGCCAGCACCCAATAACCATGTGGTGCTCTCACAACTTCTTTCGCATAATGGCTGCGGTACAAATATCACGGGTGATACGGCTTTACCCACGTTACCAGTTGGCACCCAACTCGGAGGGGGAACACCTGCCAATCCGAACTTGAGGAATCACCCAAATTGTGGCCATCAGCCTTCTCCGCAACTATCTCTTCAAGAGAACCAGTTGCACAGTCCCATACAGTTGCCTTCGTCCCCTCAATTCCAGAAAGCCATTCCTCAGTCTTTACAACAGCCTGTGCAGCAGATCCACCAACCTCCCCCCCCATCTCCAGCAGCGGTGTCTCAGCACCAGCAGCCTTCCCCTCTTCCTCAGCACTCACAGCAGCCTTCTCCACTGCCTCACCATCAACAACCCTCTCCAATTTCTCAGCACCAGCAAGCATCCCCGGCACCAATGCATCAGCAGCCCTCTCCAGCACCCCCTCCTCACCACCAACAACCTTCGCCTGCTCATCACCAGCAACCTTCTCCGGCACCTTGTCATCACCAGCAACCGTCTCCAGTGCCCCATCATCAGCAACCGTCCCCAGCATCTATTCATCACCAGCAACCATCTCCTGCACCACTTCCTCATCTCCAGCAACCTTCTCCGGCCCCTATCCATCACCAACAGCCTTCCCCAGTGCCTATCCATCACCAACAGCCTTCCCCAGCGTCTATCCATCACCAACAGCCTTCCCCAGCTCCTATTCACCACCAACAGCCTTCCCCAGCGCCTGTTCACCACCAACAACCTTCCCCAGCCTCTATCCATCATCAGCAGCCTTCCCCAGCCCCTATCCATCATCAGCAACCTTCCCCAGCCCCTATTCTTCACCAACAACCTTCCCCGGCCCCCCCTCTCATCCAGCAAGTGTCCCCAGCCCCTCCCCGTCACCAACAGCCATCTCCAGCACCCTTGCATCAACAGCAGCCATCCCCTGTTCCAATGCACCATCACCAGCAGCAGACATCTCCTGCCCCAATGCACCATCAGCAGCCGTCTCCACTCCCAATGCACCATCACCATCAACAACAGACCTCCTCCGCCCCCATTCACCATCTGCCACCTGTGCAAGAGCAGCCACCCATCCCCCAGGCATCACAACAGCAGAGTCAACCCGCCAGCCCACCTCCTCCACCCCTGTCCCCCGATAATAATAACCATCAGTCCAACAACACCGTTACCATTGGTGGATTAGTGCTGACGCAACAACAGCAGGCACTGCTCCACCAGATCAAAATGAGCGACCTCGTGGCTGCTGGTGCGGCTAGTGGCTTGGGTGCCAAGTCGTTGACTGAGGCACTCATCCAAGCTCTCTCAGCTGTTGCGTCGAACATTAGCCTCGGCGGCTCTCCCACATCCTCCAGCTCTGATGCTAATGCTCAGCAGAAGGGCAATGCCAAATTCAATAAAGGAGGAAAGTCGCCACCTGGCCCTCCGACTTCCACTCAGCTCTTGCTCCAACAGCTGGGTGCGGCAGTGGCGGCAGCTGCGCGCAAAGTCATACCTGCTGGAGCGGTCATGGAACCTGGTTTGTCGCAGGACATCCGGAGGCCAAGTCCACCTGTGGCAAGGAAGAGGCGGAAAAAAGCTGAGATAACCCCTCCAACTATGCTGAACAGTCCAAGGCATCAAGGCTGTGGCTCTTTACATAATGATGTGGCTCGTGCTGCAGCAAGGTTGTGTCATCCTCCTAATCTTCCTAGGACTACCACGCCTCTTGGTGCTCAGTCTACTTCTGTGAATAGTTTTCCTGGCCCAATTCCCTCCGCAATGACTGAGTCGAGACTCTCTTCGCCTATCGTTCCCGCTCCTCCTTTAATTACAGATACTCAAACATCACATTCAAACACTTGTGATCCTGTttcttccacctctcaagaatctAGACTCAGCCAAATTACTGTTCCAGTGTGTCAACAGTCACCTCCCCACTTAGTACCCATATCTTCAAGTGCTACGTTGTCTCCGTCCACAACAAGCTTACCTACCACTACTACGTCAAGTACACAAGTTGACTCTAAAGTGCTACCTGTTACAtcttcatcatcgtcatcaccTAGTGGTATGGTTGTTGGAGGACAATCTGGAATAATCCAAAGGGTTCAGACTATACAATTAACTGCTCAAAAACAGCAGGTaagatttttacttaaaaataaatttcttgtaTTAGCAACAAGTTAAACAAAAATTCTCTCAGCTATCTCCAGGTGAGCCTTGATTTGTATCTAGTGAAAAATGACCACTGGTAAAACTTCTTTTACTTAACAACCAAGAAATGTTGGCCATCATCTAACATGTGGTGGTTAAAGTAGTGTCCTGTCTTCTTCATAGACTTTTCTGAGTACTTACTTGTTCATGAATAAGTGATGgataaaattgatgaatgaaattaaagggAAACGTAATTCTCATCAGCAACAACCATGCTGAACGAACTTTAGTGAGCCATGTTTCCACTGGCTGTAAGGtgtacttgaaaaattaattgtttttttatgctCCTATCCTAAGAAATGACAAAAACTGCATGCATTTGCATG
Protein-coding sequences here:
- the LOC124167063 gene encoding trithorax group protein osa-like isoform X4 encodes the protein MMHPTTLLDQHLSSFLPDNFQLKQDDPRALESLLGLSAESVHPENGSNAATVDRLVDSLPQSLVEARGGVSGGLPPPPPPPPQQVAISSASPQPAQTPILLTASHVLDGQQGLTFTVAPHGVHQHHLMSSGGAVASSGGHTAPAGTQFVAFPSPLSFAPAGFVAIGGGGPAGGGTGGSPATPVAPSSPSPVQSPYHLQTHSPLAQHASSLPRSSPAPPPLTPSPSPSPSSSAAISSVAQAVGPASVSVPVSAPTTLHHLRPNTPIQVQLPASAFPLLQILQQSGASGGTVTGTPFRANAGAAPPQQHIHPQPPPPPPPPRPKQPQLLPKPASGAPPPSVSNPSIVVSTNSTCIASPTVQSVVSTMASSAPGAVGPHGAQLVIGQNQHHHHHSPAGTLVLNQMIPGLSQSPVIIQQPGGGVQFILRQQQQQQQIVSGPTAASAAGGVLANPGVVGGAKGVSGGLVLAGAQGQVLIHHPQHQQLQQQTQGRALGGTAGAGMAVQTGAATTAGGQVVRFITTTQGPMQLQQIQTPSGPTLIAVPPGQTLSFQQIRGATTGAGSVVPGTMLQGHAQIIQGATVAAPTAQTLQGHILHPQPQQPQPLVHSGLANQVRASGPTGAMLPNHSAVNVMDSVGMVQRTRAMAPNINPISVISPPPSLPFPPPQTRKKPKKKKKRKGSRDDEEDGEGSTGGEVDESGEEICGSGGGTVPMKTLNLADIMKSAGIGDDEDLGPFESSGVDAGDDGSLVQAPPTVATSQSSTQQNSGGSGSVPQDICTSSGLQHQTLITSEAINSHPGLSTGTNHQQTPSVHPSAQQSPLLTHLQGPVAVQQGQGQVRFALSEDGRVVLQRDCSAAMQVRRFKPLSPPTQPSIVSSGAPIQSSQSHTILLHHQQSVATPRAHLTPPVPQPVSQLLSTSANTPSGNIMGGGVGSGSGSGGSPSTGSPAPNNHVVLSQLLSHNGCGTNITGDTALPTLPVGTQLGGGTPANPNLRNHPNCGHQPSPQLSLQENQLHSPIQLPSSPQFQKAIPQSLQQPVQQIHQPPPPSPAAVSQHQQPSPLPQHSQQPSPLPHHQQPSPISQHQQASPAPMHQQPSPAPPPHHQQPSPAHHQQPSPAPCHHQQPSPVPHHQQPSPASIHHQQPSPAPLPHLQQPSPAPIHHQQPSPVPIHHQQPSPASIHHQQPSPAPIHHQQPSPAPVHHQQPSPASIHHQQPSPAPIHHQQPSPAPILHQQPSPAPPLIQQVSPAPPRHQQPSPAPLHQQQPSPVPMHHHQQQTSPAPMHHQQPSPLPMHHHHQQQTSSAPIHHLPPVQEQPPIPQASQQQSQPASPPPPPLSPDNNNHQSNNTVTIGGLVLTQQQQALLHQIKMSDLVAAGAASGLGAKSLTEALIQALSAVASNISLGGSPTSSSSDANAQQKGNAKFNKGGKSPPGPPTSTQLLLQQLGAAVAAAARKVIPAGAVMEPGLSQDIRRPSPPVARKRRKKAEITPPTMLNSPRHQGCGSLHNDVARAAARLCHPPNLPRTTTPLGAQSTSVNSFPGPIPSAMTESRLSSPIVPAPPLITDTQTSHSNTCDPVSSTSQESRLSQITVPVCQQSPPHLVPISSSATLSPSTTSLPTTTTSSTQVDSKVLPVTSSSSSSPSGMVVGGQSGIIQRVQTIQLTAQKQQQLREVQQQLQTLTSRKGPRSAQDNIAIQHLYLQQQRILLTGKIVPTIPGQHAQGVQFVSSSSPQSPTIRYYHQVGNQIIPLAPQQAATSTANQQHASGVSKSISCEARPIKSNVGPTGSIASPEPPSPSATVHSPSVSSAPPIVNDCTPMTTCQSGPNSPVSTNSVVGGSINVQGPQRELYVCIGGNNVSAEDEGDSSSVESALSKQIQGGTTIVSEEQSMGSSPCSAAQSKTPLSSSSSISQISASPPQVTSGKVSTSMVTCGVQVSSPQINRACGEAGQPLSEDTTVQPMDSSNDSESPRGAVKRPALSPVRPTINKVSLIEQQLRTDQAGALNPDVHTPFADRADACKRLVRYHVLNERVLSARDLDKADEIFEATARHLLDKFSQMTAKYRYLLLMESMKEVRTSELMMIDRMFVAEEQLALERLKEEARLAEELEKKKEEKSKSDDDDEGDTKENLSSNSAALNPNSNGSGEPGLKEVRISLHDVLKSESIKKEAEEGRYTIVRNSAMPTVKEEEESDNGEDEKPYDEWEAIQKELSVYCGVKREEGSGDAEHPPNGEPGARRMPVGPRGGESSCEASRSPGLVGPAPPLDDPGGGGVGENSNLCEDDDINAQVQSAIDSILNLQRAEDEGLGLEDVFDVTLEEEEDGGERRTTAERSNSDHHDRASREMACEVEEEVAIENVEEGVVSTLSKEVGGGDLALDEAVRSILSS
- the LOC124167063 gene encoding trithorax group protein osa-like isoform X2; its protein translation is MMHPTTLLDQHLSSFLPDNFQLKQDDPRALESLLGLSAESVHPENGSNAATVDRLVDSLPQSLVEARGGVSGGLPPPPPPPPQQVAISSASPQPAQTPILLTASHVLDGQQGLTFTVAPHGVHQHHLMSSGGAVASSGGHTAPAGTQFVAFPSPLSFAPAGFVAIGGGGPAGGGTGGSPATPVAPSSPSPVQSPYHLQTHSPLAQHASSLPRSSPAPPPLTPSPSPSPSSSAAISSVAQAVGPASVSVPVSAPTTLHHLRPNTPIQVQLPASAFPLLQILQQSGASGGTVTGTPFRANAGAAPPQQHIHPQPPPPPPPPRPKQPQLLPKPASGAPPPSVSNPSIVVSTNSTCIASPTVQSVVSTMASSAPGAVGPHGAQLVIGQNQHHHHHSPAGTLVLNQMIPGLSQSPVIIQQPGGGVQFILRQQQQQQQIVSGPTAASAAGGVLANPGVVGGAKGVSGGLVLAGAQGQVLIHHPQHQQLQQQTQGRALGGTAGAGMAVQTGAATTAGGQVVRFITTTQGPMQLQQIQTPSGPTLIAVPPGQTLSFQQIRGATTGAGSVVPGTMLQGHAQIIQGATVAAPTAQTLQGHILHPQPQQPQPLVHSGLANQVRASGPTGAMLPNHSAVNVMDSVGMVQRTRAMAPNINPISVISPPPSLPFPPPQTRKKPKKKKKRKGSRDDEEDGEGSTGGEVDESGEEICGSGGGTVPMKTLNLADIMKSAGIGDDEDLGPFESSGVDAGDDGSLVQAPPTVATSQSSTQQNSGGSGSVPQDICTSSGLQHQTLITSEAINSHPGLSTGTNHQQTPSVHPSAQQSPLLTHLQGPVAVQQGQGQVRFALSEDGRVVLQRDCSAAMQPLSPPTQPSIVSSGAPIQSSQSHTILLHHQQSVATPRAHLTPPVPQPVSQLLSTSANTPSGNIMGGGVGSGSGSGGSPSTGSPAPNNHVVLSQLLSHNGCGTNITGDTALPTLPVGTQLGGGTPANPNLRNHPNCGHQPSPQLSLQENQLHSPIQLPSSPQFQKAIPQSLQQPVQQIHQPPPPSPAAVSQHQQPSPLPQHSQQPSPLPHHQQPSPISQHQQASPAPMHQQPSPAPPPHHQQPSPAHHQQPSPAPCHHQQPSPVPHHQQPSPASIHHQQPSPAPLPHLQQPSPAPIHHQQPSPVPIHHQQPSPASIHHQQPSPAPIHHQQPSPAPVHHQQPSPASIHHQQPSPAPIHHQQPSPAPILHQQPSPAPPLIQQVSPAPPRHQQPSPAPLHQQQPSPVPMHHHQQQTSPAPMHHQQPSPLPMHHHHQQQTSSAPIHHLPPVQEQPPIPQASQQQSQPASPPPPPLSPDNNNHQSNNTVTIGGLVLTQQQQALLHQIKMSDLVAAGAASGLGAKSLTEALIQALSAVASNISLGGSPTSSSSDANAQQKGNAKFNKGGKSPPGPPTSTQLLLQQLGAAVAAAARKVIPAGAVMEPGLSQDIRRPSPPVARKRRKKAEITPPTMLNSPRHQGCGSLHNDVARAAARLCHPPNLPRTTTPLGAQSTSVNSFPGPIPSAMTESRLSSPIVPAPPLITDTQTSHSNTCDPVSSTSQESRLSQITVPVCQQSPPHLVPISSSATLSPSTTSLPTTTTSSTQVDSKVLPVTSSSSSSPSGMVVGGQSGIIQRVQTIQLTAQKQQQLREVQQQLQTLTSRKGPRSAQDNIAIQHLYLQQQRILLTGKIVPTIPGQHAQGVQFSPMPPSSSSSDQSSASLVSGSVGNSCGGKRLKAGSSHNICLANLPKQPVSSSSPQSPTIRYYHQVGNQIIPLAPQQAATSTANQQHASGVSKSISCEARPIKSNVGPTGSIASPEPPSPSATVHSPSVSSAPPIVNDCTPMTTCQSGPNSPVSTNSVVGGSINVQGPQRELYVCIGGNNVSAEDEGDSSSVESALSKQIQGGTTIVSEEQSMGSSPCSAAQSKTPLSSSSSISQISASPPQVTSGKVSTSMVTCGVQVSSPQINRACGEAGQPLSEDTTVQPMDSSNDSESPRGAVKRPALSPVRPTINKVSLIEQQLRTDQAGALNPDVHTPFADRADACKRLVRYHVLNERVLSARDLDKADEIFEATARHLLDKFSQMTAKYRYLLLMESMKEVRTSELMMIDRMFVAEEQLALERLKEEARLAEELEKKKEEKSKSDDDDEGDTKENLSSNSAALNPNSNGSGEPGLKEVRISLHDVLKSESIKKEAEEGRYTIVRNSAMPTVKEEEESDNGEDEKPYDEWEAIQKELSVYCGVKREEGSGDAEHPPNGEPGARRMPVGPRGGESSCEASRSPGLVGPAPPLDDPGGGGVGENSNLCEDDDINAQVQSAIDSILNLQRAEDEGLGLEDVFDVTLEEEEDGGERRTTAERSNSDHHDRASREMACEVEEEVAIENVEEGVVSTLSKEVGGGDLALDEAVRSILSS